A single window of Paenibacillus sp. FSL H8-0537 DNA harbors:
- a CDS encoding ABC transporter ATP-binding protein, producing MANSDPALTLRQVTHVYVNEKGASLAVEDMNLTVQRGEFVSLVGPSGCGKTTVLSMLAGLFLPTRGEVLLNNRQVVKPSTLVGYMLQQDYLFPWRTILDNATLGLELTGKKMHAAVETVADLLAELGLPGAETRYPHELSGGMRQRVALARTLATEPEVLLLDEPFSALDLHIKLQLEDLVQETLRKLGKTALLVTHDLSEAVAMSDRVIVLAANPGRIRCELTIPDSIRQASPMKARQLPEFQPLFDQLWAELDAAEKTLWEGSESNEG from the coding sequence ATGGCGAATAGTGACCCCGCGCTTACGCTGCGGCAAGTGACTCATGTATATGTGAATGAGAAGGGCGCCTCGCTTGCTGTGGAGGATATGAACTTGACCGTTCAGCGCGGCGAGTTCGTCAGTCTGGTCGGCCCGAGTGGTTGCGGAAAAACGACGGTGCTCAGCATGCTGGCTGGCTTATTTTTGCCGACACGCGGCGAAGTGCTCCTGAACAATCGGCAGGTAGTAAAGCCGTCTACCCTTGTTGGTTATATGCTCCAGCAGGATTATTTGTTTCCATGGCGGACGATTTTGGATAATGCGACGCTAGGGCTGGAACTAACGGGGAAAAAGATGCATGCTGCGGTTGAAACCGTAGCCGATTTGCTGGCAGAACTCGGCTTGCCCGGAGCGGAAACCCGTTATCCGCATGAGCTGTCGGGCGGTATGAGGCAGCGTGTTGCCTTGGCGCGGACGCTGGCAACTGAGCCTGAAGTATTGCTGCTGGATGAGCCTTTTTCGGCGCTGGATTTGCACATCAAGCTTCAACTGGAGGATTTGGTACAGGAAACGCTGCGAAAGCTTGGAAAAACAGCGCTGCTTGTCACGCATGATTTATCTGAAGCTGTGGCGATGAGTGACCGCGTCATTGTACTGGCAGCAAATCCAGGGAGAATCCGCTGCGAGCTGACTATTCCGGATTCCATTCGGCAGGCATCGCCGATGAAAGCTCGACAGCTGCCGGAGTTTCAGCCGCTGTTCGATCAATTATGGGCAGAGCTGGATGCTGCCGAGAAGACCCTCTGGGAAGGGAGCGAAAGCAATGAAGGATGA
- a CDS encoding ABC transporter substrate-binding protein — MRRRWTTLLLVVTLAATAVLAGCGGKSEKTTLKVGEVTRSLFYAPQYVALEKGFFAEEGLNIELTTTAGGDKTMTALLSGVIDVALVGSETSIYVYQQGADDPIINFGQLTQTDGTFLVAREPEPSFDWQSLKGKTFLGQRKGGMPQMAGEFTLKKFGIDPQKDLELIQNVDFANISAAYASGTGDFVQLFEPTASIFEKEGRGKVVASFGAESGHLPYTVYMAKQSFTNKNKGALQSFTNAIHRAQLWVAENNAETIADVVMPYFENVDRGILISSIDRYKQQGSFADDPIIDQEEWNNLLDVMTSAGELKARTEHDAIVNTAFAEAAIEAVK; from the coding sequence ATGAGGAGAAGATGGACAACGTTGCTGCTAGTTGTCACGCTGGCTGCAACCGCTGTGCTGGCAGGCTGCGGTGGGAAAAGTGAGAAAACAACGCTAAAAGTCGGCGAGGTCACGCGCTCCCTCTTTTATGCGCCACAATATGTAGCGCTGGAGAAGGGTTTTTTTGCTGAGGAAGGGCTGAATATTGAACTAACGACAACGGCTGGCGGGGACAAGACGATGACGGCGCTCCTGTCAGGCGTAATCGATGTGGCGCTTGTCGGCTCGGAGACGTCGATTTATGTGTATCAGCAGGGCGCGGATGACCCGATCATCAATTTTGGCCAATTGACGCAGACCGATGGTACGTTTCTCGTCGCTCGCGAGCCTGAGCCTAGCTTTGATTGGCAGTCGTTGAAAGGAAAAACTTTCCTTGGACAGCGGAAGGGCGGCATGCCGCAGATGGCTGGAGAATTTACGCTGAAAAAATTCGGAATTGACCCGCAGAAGGATTTGGAGCTGATCCAAAATGTCGATTTCGCCAATATTTCGGCAGCTTATGCTTCAGGAACAGGCGATTTTGTACAGCTTTTTGAGCCGACGGCGTCTATTTTTGAGAAAGAGGGCCGTGGCAAGGTTGTCGCTTCCTTCGGGGCGGAGAGCGGTCATTTACCTTATACCGTTTATATGGCGAAGCAAAGCTTTACAAACAAAAACAAGGGTGCGCTGCAATCTTTCACCAATGCGATTCATCGGGCGCAATTATGGGTGGCTGAAAATAATGCTGAAACCATTGCGGACGTTGTCATGCCTTATTTTGAAAATGTAGATCGCGGTATTTTGATAAGCTCAATCGATCGTTATAAGCAGCAAGGCTCTTTTGCGGATGACCCGATCATTGATCAGGAGGAATGGAATAATTTGCTGGACGTCATGACCTCGGCCGGCGAACTGAAGGCGCGAACCGAGCATGATGCCATCGTAAACACGGCCTTTGCGGAAGCTGCGATTGAAGCCGTGAAGTAA
- a CDS encoding carboxypeptidase M32, which translates to MTVHNSKALAPFLETVKKLKAYGEALGVLYWDLRTGAPRKGMDMRSEVIGSLSGDMFKLSTSPELGEWLSELEQPETFSGLSEIERKLVTDTREEYDRSVKIPPKLYEEHVVICSQAESKWEEAKAANDYEGFQPYLEKVIDYTQQFIDLWGPKETRYDTLLDQYEPGMTVKELDKVFGGLREQLVPLAAAIAASKHQPDTSFLRQNYDKQAQKAFSLRILKQMGYDFEAGRLDESAHPFATGLNTGDVRITTRYLEDDVTSALFGTIHEGGHALYEQNIMAELDGTTLSTGTSMGIHESQSRFWENVIGRSKPFWQHNFAALQQQFPGQLDVTLDQFYRGNNVVQPSLIRIEADELTYNLHIIIRYEIEKMIFNEGAKAADLPAIWNEKYKEYLGIEPPTNAEGVLQDVHWSGGAFGYFPSYSLGNMYAAQFADTLERELPNFWELVSTGDLLPIKEWLSERIYKYGKLRTPSELIQNVTGKPLDPQYLVKYLEKKYSEIYKL; encoded by the coding sequence ATGACCGTACATAATTCGAAGGCGCTAGCTCCATTTCTAGAAACGGTGAAAAAATTGAAAGCTTACGGCGAGGCACTTGGCGTACTTTATTGGGATTTGCGCACCGGCGCTCCGCGCAAAGGGATGGATATGCGTTCAGAGGTCATCGGATCTTTGTCCGGCGACATGTTCAAGCTCTCCACATCGCCTGAATTAGGTGAATGGCTGAGTGAGCTGGAACAGCCAGAAACATTCAGTGGACTAAGCGAAATAGAGCGCAAGCTTGTAACCGATACAAGGGAAGAATACGATCGCAGCGTCAAAATTCCACCAAAGCTTTATGAAGAGCATGTCGTTATTTGCTCTCAGGCTGAATCCAAGTGGGAAGAAGCGAAGGCAGCGAACGATTACGAGGGCTTCCAGCCATATTTGGAAAAAGTAATCGACTACACGCAGCAGTTTATCGACCTCTGGGGACCGAAAGAAACCCGTTATGACACGCTGCTTGACCAATATGAGCCAGGCATGACCGTGAAGGAGCTGGATAAAGTGTTTGGCGGCTTGCGCGAGCAGTTGGTTCCACTCGCAGCAGCAATTGCTGCGTCCAAGCATCAGCCGGATACGTCCTTCCTGCGCCAAAACTATGATAAGCAAGCTCAAAAAGCATTCAGCCTGCGGATTTTAAAGCAGATGGGCTATGATTTTGAAGCGGGCAGGCTTGATGAAAGCGCGCATCCGTTTGCAACGGGACTCAACACAGGCGATGTGCGAATTACGACTCGTTATTTGGAAGACGATGTGACGAGCGCCTTGTTCGGCACCATTCATGAGGGCGGACATGCGCTGTATGAGCAAAATATTATGGCTGAGCTGGATGGAACGACGCTGAGCACGGGCACTTCAATGGGCATTCATGAATCGCAATCGCGTTTCTGGGAAAATGTCATTGGCCGCAGCAAACCGTTCTGGCAGCATAATTTTGCCGCTTTGCAGCAGCAGTTTCCGGGTCAGCTGGATGTGACGCTGGATCAATTTTATCGGGGCAATAATGTCGTTCAGCCGTCTCTTATTCGCATTGAAGCCGATGAGCTGACGTACAATCTTCATATTATTATCCGCTATGAAATCGAGAAAATGATATTTAATGAAGGTGCGAAGGCTGCAGATCTTCCAGCCATTTGGAATGAAAAATATAAGGAATATTTGGGTATTGAGCCGCCGACAAATGCAGAAGGCGTTCTGCAGGATGTGCACTGGTCAGGTGGCGCATTCGGCTATTTCCCGTCGTATTCTCTGGGCAACATGTATGCGGCGCAATTCGCCGATACGCTGGAGCGGGAGCTGCCGAACTTCTGGGAGCTTGTAAGTACAGGGGATCTGCTGCCGATTAAAGAATGGCTCAGCGAACGCATTTATAAATATGGCAAGCTCAGAACACCTTCTGAGTTGATCCAAAATGTAACCGGAAAGCCGCTGGACCCGCAATATTTGGTGAAATATTTGGAGAAGAAATATAGCGAGATTTATAAGCTGTAA
- a CDS encoding carbonic anhydrase, with the protein MNNVNQIMNDNKAFVERKDYVQYITSRFPDRKMVIVTCMDTRLTEMLPKAMNLRNGDAKIIKNAGGIVTQPFGNIMRSVLIAIYELQADEVFVVGHHGCGMTGLNPEVIVQHMTERGVPEQTVETLRHSGLNFMRWLTGFDNVKESVEKSVGIIRNHPLLPPNVPVHGMTIEPETGQLDLIVNGYDRLKQE; encoded by the coding sequence ATGAACAACGTTAACCAAATCATGAACGACAATAAAGCTTTTGTCGAGCGCAAAGATTATGTGCAGTACATAACGAGCCGTTTCCCCGACCGTAAAATGGTCATCGTCACCTGCATGGATACGCGGCTGACCGAAATGCTGCCGAAAGCGATGAACCTGCGCAATGGAGACGCCAAAATTATCAAAAATGCTGGCGGCATCGTCACCCAGCCGTTCGGCAATATTATGAGGAGTGTTTTAATCGCCATCTATGAGCTGCAAGCCGATGAAGTATTTGTCGTCGGGCATCATGGCTGCGGCATGACCGGTCTTAATCCCGAGGTCATCGTTCAGCATATGACGGAACGCGGCGTACCCGAGCAGACGGTTGAAACGCTAAGGCACTCTGGGCTTAATTTCATGCGCTGGCTGACCGGATTCGACAATGTGAAAGAAAGCGTGGAGAAAAGCGTAGGCATTATCCGCAATCACCCCTTGCTTCCGCCTAATGTTCCTGTGCATGGCATGACGATTGAGCCGGAAACAGGACAACTCGATCTGATTGTCAACGGCTATGACAGACTGAAACAAGAATAG
- the mutS gene encoding DNA mismatch repair protein MutS, translating to MASYTPMIMQYLAIKEEAKDAFLFFRLGDFYEMFFEDAIAASRELEITLTGREGGGTEKIPMCGVPYHSAQNYIARLVEKGYKVAICEQVEDPAAAKGVVRREIVQVITPGTVMESKALSDKTNNFISAVALLNGKVSISSCDLSTGELYVTSFPLQMEALIDEINVYQPAEIVGDEELLGKLQASNALNRPILLTKRELVPEQKLLDQFGKQELVQLNEACLRAVNLLIGYLDDTQKRSLGHVRAIRSYEPGQYMILDHYTRRNLELTETVRDRSKKGSLLWLLDRSQTSMGARLMRRWIDKPLLSRTAIEARLEAVDTLYRNLILRDDIRSELHDIYDLERLVGRVAFGSANGRDMNALKTSIQRVPQLVQLCRDSGSQRLEQLVDGLDDCTDLADMIATVVVDEPPVSIREGGLIRAGYDDYLDQLKEASTNGKKWLAELERAEREATGIRSLKIGYNKIFGYYLEVSKANLAMLPEGRYERKQTLSNAERFVTPELKEKERLILEAEEKMVDLEYERFLELREHLAGQLHRLQLLAEVIAELDVYQAFATVSAERRFTRPSITDSFDMVIEEGRHPVVEAVMENGAAFIANATQLHKESNTMLLITGPNMAGKSTYMRQVALIGIMAQIGCFVPAKSAQIPLTDRIFTRIGAADDLIGGQSTFMVEMKDIQIMTEKATESSLVIIDELGRGTSTGEGMAIAQAVIEYVHHQIRCKALVSTHFHELSHLEDSLPLLTNACMAVQESGDHVTFLRKLIPGAAGTSYGIYCAKLAGLPESIISRSYELLEVSEAVVETNVSSKVSTGAVAGTESQTADQQAPYVESEKEQLYEAIQSGAALSNATEHAYNSNSSETDHSATQASNAGVRETAAAIQLSIWDEPAAAQADSGRRKGNAKSEQLADQLRKLDLYNMTPMQAMQWLGDMKRKMND from the coding sequence GTGGCAAGCTATACCCCGATGATTATGCAATACCTAGCGATTAAAGAAGAAGCGAAGGATGCGTTTCTTTTTTTTCGTCTGGGCGATTTCTATGAAATGTTTTTTGAAGATGCGATTGCGGCCTCGCGAGAGCTTGAAATTACACTAACCGGAAGAGAAGGGGGCGGCACTGAAAAAATTCCAATGTGCGGCGTACCCTATCATTCTGCGCAAAACTATATCGCAAGACTCGTTGAAAAAGGGTACAAGGTTGCCATTTGCGAGCAGGTCGAGGACCCAGCTGCTGCCAAGGGCGTCGTACGACGTGAAATTGTTCAGGTCATTACACCGGGAACGGTCATGGAGTCGAAGGCACTCTCCGATAAAACGAATAATTTTATTTCAGCCGTTGCCCTATTAAATGGGAAAGTATCGATCTCCTCCTGCGACTTATCCACGGGAGAGCTGTACGTTACTTCGTTCCCGCTCCAGATGGAAGCGCTGATTGATGAAATTAACGTCTATCAGCCCGCTGAAATTGTTGGTGATGAGGAATTGCTAGGCAAGCTTCAAGCTTCAAATGCTTTGAATCGCCCGATATTGCTGACGAAGCGCGAGCTCGTGCCGGAGCAAAAGCTGCTCGACCAGTTCGGCAAGCAGGAGCTTGTACAGCTGAATGAAGCATGCTTGCGCGCCGTGAACCTGCTGATTGGCTATTTGGATGATACGCAAAAACGTTCACTCGGTCATGTTCGCGCAATCCGCAGCTATGAGCCGGGTCAATATATGATTCTAGATCATTATACCCGCCGAAACCTGGAGCTGACTGAGACCGTGCGCGACCGCTCGAAGAAAGGCTCGCTGCTCTGGCTGCTCGACCGCAGCCAAACCTCAATGGGCGCAAGGCTGATGCGCCGCTGGATCGACAAGCCTCTGCTTTCGCGCACCGCGATCGAAGCAAGGCTGGAGGCCGTTGATACGTTGTATCGGAATTTGATTTTGCGCGATGATATTCGCTCTGAGCTGCACGATATTTATGATCTGGAGCGTTTGGTCGGCAGAGTGGCGTTTGGCAGTGCCAACGGACGCGACATGAATGCCCTCAAAACGTCCATTCAGCGCGTTCCTCAGCTAGTCCAGCTATGCAGAGACTCGGGATCGCAGCGGCTGGAGCAGCTGGTTGACGGACTGGATGATTGCACCGATTTGGCAGATATGATTGCGACGGTCGTCGTTGACGAGCCGCCAGTCTCGATTCGCGAAGGCGGACTTATTCGTGCTGGCTACGATGATTATTTGGATCAGCTTAAGGAAGCTAGCACTAATGGTAAAAAATGGCTCGCTGAGCTGGAGCGTGCGGAACGCGAAGCAACCGGCATTCGCTCGCTCAAAATCGGCTACAATAAAATATTCGGTTATTATCTCGAAGTTTCCAAAGCCAATCTCGCGATGCTGCCGGAAGGCCGCTATGAAAGAAAACAGACGCTTTCCAATGCTGAGCGATTCGTAACGCCTGAGCTGAAGGAGAAGGAGCGTCTTATTCTTGAGGCTGAGGAGAAAATGGTCGATCTCGAATATGAGCGGTTTCTAGAGCTGCGCGAGCATTTAGCAGGGCAGCTTCACCGTCTGCAGCTCCTTGCCGAGGTCATAGCAGAGCTTGACGTGTATCAGGCATTTGCGACGGTCAGCGCAGAGCGCAGATTTACCCGCCCATCGATTACCGATTCGTTCGATATGGTTATCGAAGAAGGCAGGCATCCTGTTGTTGAGGCCGTTATGGAAAATGGTGCAGCGTTCATCGCAAATGCGACGCAGCTTCATAAAGAAAGTAACACGATGCTGCTTATTACGGGGCCGAATATGGCAGGCAAAAGCACCTACATGCGCCAAGTCGCATTGATTGGCATTATGGCGCAAATCGGCTGCTTTGTTCCGGCAAAATCGGCACAAATTCCACTGACTGACCGGATTTTCACGCGGATTGGCGCGGCGGACGACCTGATTGGCGGACAAAGTACGTTCATGGTCGAGATGAAGGATATTCAAATTATGACCGAGAAGGCGACGGAAAGCAGCCTTGTCATTATTGACGAGCTGGGACGCGGCACATCTACGGGCGAAGGCATGGCCATTGCCCAAGCGGTTATTGAATATGTGCATCATCAAATTCGCTGTAAAGCGCTCGTATCGACCCATTTTCATGAGCTGTCGCATTTGGAGGATTCCTTGCCGCTGCTGACCAATGCTTGTATGGCGGTACAGGAAAGCGGCGATCATGTTACCTTTTTGCGTAAGCTGATACCTGGCGCAGCTGGAACGAGCTACGGCATTTATTGCGCGAAGCTGGCAGGCTTGCCAGAGTCCATTATTTCCCGCTCCTATGAGCTATTGGAAGTTTCGGAAGCAGTGGTTGAAACGAATGTGAGCAGCAAGGTGAGCACAGGTGCTGTTGCTGGAACAGAGAGTCAAACGGCTGATCAGCAAGCTCCTTATGTTGAATCAGAGAAGGAACAATTGTATGAAGCTATACAGTCTGGTGCTGCTTTATCCAATGCTACTGAACATGCCTATAACAGCAATTCCTCTGAAACAGATCATTCGGCCACCCAAGCATCGAATGCTGGCGTACGTGAAACTGCTGCGGCCATCCAGCTGTCCATTTGGGATGAGCCAGCTGCCGCGCAGGCTGATTCGGGCCGCCGTAAAGGAAATGCCAAATCCGAGCAGCTTGCTGATCAGCTGCGCAAGCTCGACCTATATAATATGACGCCGATGCAGGCGATGCAGTGGCTGGGTGATATGAAACGCAAAATGAACGACTAG
- a CDS encoding iron-sulfur cluster biosynthesis family protein: MFITFSPSAVEQLSPYLEDGVHQLKLLHDTEGCGCVVSGVPALQLVKESSADDRLTQGQPFAFLYEPRHEVFFEPQLRIGYDTDRGTFSLKSDGQIYSLNLRFLTAPA, encoded by the coding sequence ATGTTTATAACTTTTTCACCATCCGCAGTTGAGCAGCTTTCTCCCTATTTAGAAGACGGCGTTCACCAGCTTAAGCTGCTGCATGATACCGAAGGCTGCGGCTGCGTCGTCAGCGGTGTCCCCGCCCTACAGCTTGTAAAGGAATCTAGTGCAGACGACCGATTAACACAAGGACAACCCTTCGCCTTTTTGTATGAACCCCGCCATGAAGTTTTTTTTGAACCTCAACTGCGCATCGGTTACGATACGGATCGTGGAACATTCAGTTTGAAAAGCGACGGACAAATTTATTCCCTTAATTTGCGATTTCTGACGGCTCCAGCCTAG
- a CDS encoding ABC transporter permease has product MKRAKRTTVLVGVTQLIILVLFIGLWEAAGRNRWIDPLLFSYPTKMFHQLWGTMSDGSIWPHIGVTVSETIVGFALGTLLGTLLAALLWWFPFVSRVADPYLVVLNSMPKVALGPIFIVCLGPGFLSIVAVTLSVTVIITTLNIYNQFREVDAGYIKVVRLFGAGRSQLFRSVILPASFPVIISTLKVNVGLAWIGVIVGEFLVAKLGLGYLIIYGFQVFNFTLVLSSLLVIAAVATVMYKAVSALERKLMAGWREQ; this is encoded by the coding sequence ATGAAGCGGGCAAAAAGGACGACTGTGCTAGTAGGGGTTACACAGTTAATTATTTTAGTACTATTTATTGGACTATGGGAGGCCGCGGGACGAAATCGGTGGATTGATCCGCTGCTGTTCAGCTATCCAACGAAGATGTTCCATCAATTGTGGGGGACGATGTCGGACGGCTCAATCTGGCCGCATATCGGAGTTACCGTATCGGAAACGATTGTCGGCTTTGCGCTAGGCACACTACTGGGCACGCTGCTTGCTGCGCTGCTATGGTGGTTCCCTTTTGTATCGCGGGTTGCGGACCCTTATTTGGTCGTGCTGAACAGCATGCCGAAGGTCGCGCTGGGGCCAATATTTATCGTTTGTCTTGGCCCTGGCTTTCTCTCCATTGTAGCGGTCACTTTGTCAGTAACGGTTATTATTACGACTTTAAACATTTATAACCAGTTTCGCGAGGTGGACGCAGGCTATATTAAAGTTGTCCGGCTGTTCGGAGCGGGGCGGTCACAGCTTTTTCGCAGCGTAATTTTGCCAGCCTCGTTCCCGGTTATTATTTCGACACTGAAAGTGAATGTGGGTTTGGCATGGATCGGCGTTATTGTAGGCGAGTTTCTCGTTGCGAAGCTGGGGCTGGGCTACCTTATTATTTATGGCTTCCAAGTGTTCAACTTTACGCTTGTTCTTTCCAGTCTGCTAGTCATTGCGGCGGTTGCCACGGTTATGTACAAAGCCGTTTCTGCGCTGGAGCGCAAGCTGATGGCGGGCTGGCGTGAGCAATAG
- the mutL gene encoding DNA mismatch repair endonuclease MutL: MGKILVLDEQLANQIAAGEVVERPASVIKELVENAVDAGSSTIDITVEEGGLNLIRVIDNGSGIPAEEIETAFQRHATSKIATSSDLFRIASLGFRGEALPSIAAVSRLECLSSTGQTGLGHKLSIEGGTITASIPAATPQGTDMTVRDLFYNTPARLKYMKAVQTELGHISDYIYRIALAHPGIAFTLKHNGNTLLRTLGTGDRLQVIAAIYGSNTAKAMMAIQGESPDYELLGYISKPELTRSNRNGITVIVNGRYIRSHAVNQAMLQAYHTLLPINRFPLAIIEIGMHPSLLDVNVHPSKMEVRFSKEAELRTLVESAIQTALGKERHIPGPDSIHNQKRSGPVFVQGAMSFHRPEPKAPSSPAGGSKGDKTIAQAPYSPFGQGAPREFVPKDAAERLYKPAQTGNGMAREAGAAWENIASEAKQPHGRVAANRSPSQSQDAPLPAEPSWIRQDAASMASSQTVADGNEPGNGLEGIGAATADLSSEAAAIVNPASLPDMNLGQGSQAPAAPEQPSAANEAGFPELHWIGQLHGTYIVAQSEEGLYLIDQHAAHERINYEYYYAKFGMPEAASQQLLVPLTLEFTPGEAEQLRGMLPLFNEAGVELEPFGSQTFLVRAYPQWLPDGEEKDIIEEMADLLLSERKSINIAKLREKAAIMCSCKASIKANDRLTREEGEALLLRLGACHQPYTCPHGRPIVVHMSTYQLEKMFKRVMS; the protein is encoded by the coding sequence ATGGGTAAAATTCTCGTGCTGGACGAGCAGCTCGCGAATCAGATTGCCGCAGGCGAAGTGGTAGAAAGGCCTGCTTCGGTTATTAAGGAGCTGGTCGAAAATGCTGTCGATGCCGGCAGCTCCACAATCGACATCACAGTGGAAGAGGGCGGCTTAAACCTTATTCGTGTTATTGACAATGGCTCCGGCATTCCTGCCGAAGAAATTGAAACGGCATTCCAGCGCCATGCCACAAGCAAAATTGCCACGAGCAGCGACTTGTTCCGCATCGCAAGCCTAGGCTTTCGCGGCGAGGCGCTGCCAAGTATCGCGGCCGTTTCTCGGCTGGAATGCTTGTCTTCTACCGGACAGACCGGCTTAGGCCATAAGCTGTCCATCGAAGGCGGAACGATAACGGCCAGCATTCCGGCTGCTACTCCGCAAGGTACGGATATGACGGTGCGCGACTTGTTTTACAATACGCCTGCCCGGTTGAAATATATGAAGGCGGTGCAAACCGAGCTTGGACATATTTCAGATTATATTTACCGTATTGCGCTTGCGCATCCCGGCATCGCTTTTACACTTAAGCACAATGGCAATACGCTGCTGCGAACGCTTGGTACAGGCGACCGTCTGCAAGTAATCGCTGCTATTTACGGCTCGAATACGGCCAAGGCAATGATGGCAATACAAGGCGAAAGCCCGGATTATGAGCTGTTAGGCTATATTTCCAAGCCTGAGCTGACACGGTCGAATCGCAATGGCATAACCGTCATTGTGAATGGGCGGTATATTCGCAGCCATGCGGTTAATCAGGCGATGCTTCAGGCATATCATACGCTGCTGCCGATTAATCGTTTTCCGCTTGCGATTATTGAAATTGGCATGCATCCGAGCCTGCTTGATGTAAACGTACATCCCTCCAAAATGGAGGTTCGCTTCAGCAAGGAAGCAGAGCTGCGGACGCTCGTTGAGTCGGCTATACAGACTGCACTTGGCAAGGAGCGTCACATTCCAGGCCCGGATTCTATACATAACCAGAAAAGGTCCGGTCCGGTATTCGTTCAGGGAGCCATGTCCTTTCATCGTCCGGAGCCCAAAGCACCGTCTTCACCAGCGGGAGGCAGCAAAGGGGACAAGACGATTGCGCAAGCACCTTATTCCCCATTTGGACAAGGTGCTCCTAGAGAATTTGTGCCGAAGGATGCGGCGGAACGTTTGTACAAGCCTGCCCAGACTGGAAATGGTATGGCGCGCGAAGCAGGCGCAGCATGGGAGAACATTGCCTCTGAGGCAAAGCAGCCCCATGGACGTGTTGCGGCGAATCGTTCGCCGTCGCAAAGCCAAGACGCTCCGCTTCCAGCCGAGCCTTCCTGGATTCGTCAAGACGCGGCTAGCATGGCTAGCTCGCAGACTGTGGCAGACGGAAACGAGCCCGGCAACGGATTGGAAGGCATAGGGGCAGCAACTGCCGATTTAAGCAGTGAAGCTGCTGCCATTGTTAATCCGGCCTCCTTGCCCGACATGAATCTTGGACAAGGCAGCCAAGCGCCAGCTGCTCCAGAGCAGCCTTCAGCAGCGAATGAAGCGGGTTTTCCCGAGCTGCATTGGATTGGCCAGCTGCATGGCACGTATATAGTGGCACAGTCGGAGGAAGGACTGTATTTAATTGACCAGCATGCGGCGCATGAGCGAATCAATTATGAATATTATTATGCCAAGTTTGGCATGCCCGAGGCTGCAAGCCAGCAGCTGCTAGTGCCGCTTACGCTGGAGTTTACGCCGGGTGAGGCAGAGCAGTTGCGCGGCATGCTGCCGTTATTTAATGAAGCGGGCGTCGAGCTTGAGCCATTTGGCTCCCAAACGTTTCTTGTTCGAGCCTATCCGCAGTGGCTGCCGGATGGCGAGGAGAAGGACATTATTGAAGAAATGGCGGATCTGCTGCTCTCCGAGCGCAAATCGATAAATATTGCCAAGCTGCGCGAGAAGGCTGCTATTATGTGTTCTTGCAAAGCATCGATTAAAGCCAATGACAGGCTTACACGGGAAGAGGGCGAAGCGCTGCTCTTAAGGCTTGGAGCGTGCCATCAACCGTATACCTGTCCGCATGGACGCCCGATAGTCGTGCATATGTCCACCTATCAGCTTGAAAAAATGTTTAAGCGGGTGATGTCATGA
- a CDS encoding outer spore coat protein CotE, translating into MANADKQLQYREIITKAVCGKGRKFSTVTHTVTPPQHPTSILGAWIINHQYEAVRSGDGIEVIGTYDINIWYSYSKNSQTEVAKESVHYVENVPLSFVDPKHRATTVEVSADALQEPNCIEANVSSSGSGVVIRVEREFSVELVAETKVTVACIPGGLDGLDAKEYEYGLDDEDYEDLDPDLLDDEL; encoded by the coding sequence ATGGCTAATGCAGATAAACAGCTTCAGTACAGAGAAATTATCACCAAAGCTGTCTGCGGCAAAGGTCGTAAGTTTTCCACTGTAACCCATACCGTTACGCCGCCTCAACATCCGACCAGTATTTTGGGCGCATGGATTATCAACCATCAATATGAAGCGGTTCGTTCGGGCGATGGAATTGAGGTCATCGGTACTTACGACATTAACATCTGGTACTCGTACAGCAAAAACTCGCAAACCGAGGTTGCGAAGGAATCCGTTCATTATGTAGAAAATGTTCCGCTTTCGTTTGTCGATCCGAAGCATCGCGCTACAACCGTGGAAGTTTCAGCCGACGCGCTTCAGGAGCCGAATTGCATTGAAGCGAATGTTTCATCGAGCGGCTCCGGCGTTGTCATTCGGGTTGAACGCGAATTTTCGGTAGAGCTGGTTGCCGAGACGAAAGTGACGGTTGCTTGTATCCCTGGAGGTTTGGACGGCCTCGATGCCAAGGAATACGAGTACGGTCTCGACGATGAAGACTACGAAGATCTTGATCCGGATTTGCTCGACGACGAGCTTTAA